AATTTCAtttctaaaataactataccGAAAGTCGCATCTGCGCAATTATTATTCATCTTTCCGAGTATTTTTTTACAGATCTCAGCATCTAAGATCACGACAATACCCACTAATTTCAATCTAGCTAAAATGGGACtacaaaattcaaattacaCTTGAAGCTGAATACGAGTTTTCCTTGCCATGGTATAGTTAAACCCACTGTAACAATGCCTATGGAAGCCAACCCTAAATCTGAATCGAAAAACCAATATACAGATATAAAACAATGAAACAATAAATCATAGTGTAATGGAAACAAACATTTCCCTCCTTACGTAAACCGCAAATCCAACCAACAGAACGGAGGTACTCACCTTCACCAATATCTGAAATAAAACAGCAGAACTTCAAATTAACAAATACTTAAATAAATgtatattataaaaaaaacaggtaaCAATCTATGTTATACTGATTTGAAGTGATTATCACTGGGAAAACCAGCATGTTAATATGCATTTTAACCAGAATATTAAACAATCAACCATAATTacattaaataatttattaataaTGATAACCTGAAAGAGAACACGTACTTACGCACCAACAGCGAGTTCTAAATTCAAAAGAACTTACTGTAATGTTGGCACTCATTATATAGCTCTCCTGATCTCGACGAGAGTGTCATCATgtggtagaaaaaaaaaaaaagagtatgTTTACGCCACCTGACGGGCATTTAAAGGTAGTTTAGGGAAGGACTTCTAGCCAACATTAGACTTTTGATTCTAAGACGCCCAACGTAACTAAATAATATAGTATAACAATAAAggaatttaaaattaattgaACCGAAATTACACTAAAATGTTATCCCAATTACGGCCAAGTTTCAAATGATGATCAATGATAGTAGAAGTCCTTACCTAAACTACCTTTAAATGTCCGACAGGTGGCGAAAACAAGCTGTATTTTTCTACCATGCGATGACACTGTCATCGAGATCAGGAGAGCTATATAATGAGTGCGACAATGCTCTGTAGTTCTTTTGATTTCAGAACTTCGCCGTTGTTGCGTAAGTATGGCTGATCTGTATTGTTATAGTtgtttaaatgtaaaaatgaATGGTAGTCAAACAGTCTGGTTAGATACGCATGTCATGGGCAGACATTTTGTTACTTGTATTATGACACCTATGTTTTTGTGACTCAAATCGGgtatgataaaaaaaatttttctccaCATTTACGTTTCCTATAAAAATTATACTTAATCAATCTTATTCTTGGTATTAACATCTTATTTTCTCCAACTGTTACGTTGACCGTTTTTAACTAAATGTTTTAGGCCAGGTTTTTGGGTTCCATTGTTTG
This genomic interval from Daphnia magna isolate NIES linkage group LG8, ASM2063170v1.1, whole genome shotgun sequence contains the following:
- the LOC123475239 gene encoding uncharacterized protein LOC123475239 isoform X1 encodes the protein MMTLSSRSGELYNECQHYNIGEGEYLRSVGWICGLHLGLASIGIVTVGLTIPWQGKLVFSFKYAEICKKILGKMNNNCADATFGIVILEMKLCQIY
- the LOC123475239 gene encoding uncharacterized protein LOC123475239 isoform X2 — protein: MSANITILVKVSTSVLLVGFAVYVRREIFRVGFHRHCYSGFNYTMARKTRIQLQVLIIEMKWKKERLRYTINIWFLTDESCVNDRHEGLIGWSIIKKWRRLRVSFML